In Methanophagales archaeon, the sequence CAAGAATTTCTGCTGATATTCATGCACAATCAGATCTAAGGTCAAATATTCTCCCTCTTTGAGCGTTATTTCCAATTTTCCTTGCCTGTCCAGTCTGAAAAGACACTTCTCCAATCTCGCAAACAATCTTTTGGCTTCTGGAGGCTTCTCCCAGCTTGCCTCTCCTCTCCGACACCTTCTCCTCCAGTTCTTCAGAATAGAGGTCGCTATCCTGCAAGCTGAGTGACAATAATGCGTTGCGTAATCAAATCTCTCCTTGAAATCTTCATATATGGCTTTTCTGAGCTTGTAATAAGAAGTAATGTTCAATTCAAGCGCTTTTCCTATGCAGAAGTTGATCATATCCCTGAAGTCTTCTAAGAGTTTTCTCACTTTCTCTCTATTCTTCTCTTTTATTCCGAACCAAACTGATTTAACAGTCTCTAATTGACGCTCTGACACTTTCTACCACCTTCTTCGCCTTATGGCTTCTCATCCCGTATAGCTTTCCCGCAAATGATGTGACAATAGATATGAGGTCTTCCATAAGCTCCTCATGAGGCGTCTTCGACTGCTTATAAAGACAAACAATGTCAACACCATAAGATTTGAAAAACTCCTCCATTAACTCGTATCCGAACCTCGTTAGCCTGTCCCTGTATGTTATAAGAACTTTTTCTATCTCTCTGTTCTTGACGAGTTCGAACAACTTCTTCAATCCTTTCCTCTTCCCATTTAATCCTGAAGCTATGTCTGTGACGACTTCTATAACCTTCAAACCTTCCTTTTCTGCAAATCTCTGTAAAACTTCAATCTGCCTCTCTAAATCTTCTTTCTGATCTGCTGAAGAGACACGAGCGTAAATAACAGCTTTGTTCTGAGGTTTTTGCTCTCCGAGAATTCTATAGATTTCAGATTCAGGATACCTATATTCACCTCCTGGCGTCCTCACAGCTCTTATCTTCCCCTCTTTCGTCCACCTGTATAGCGTTAACTCTGCCACTCCTAAGATCCGCGCCGCCTCTCCTCTTCTGAGATACCTCTCCACGATAAATGCTTCTCATACCTTATATATAAATGTTATCCAAATCGGGGACTGCTAACGATCCCTTTTGTCATTCAGAAAAAAGGATACCGCATATATTTTCCAGATGAGGACTCTTTCAGAGATTATCTTAGGCATGAGCTACAGCGACAACAACAGCAACAACACCAACAACACCAACAGCAACAACACCAACCACAGAGGCGACAACAACAGCAACACAACGCACAAGAACAAGCAACTCTCGCTGAGTTCGGAGGTTGCGGGAGGATTGAACAGGAGTGACCTCCTCCCTGCCCTAAAGGGCGAGGCTTCCAGCCCACAAGGAGGTGTGAAGAGAGGTGGTGGAAAATGGAAGTGTTGCGATGGTGGGGGGGCAGGAGGAGTAAAAAAGAAAGATATGAATATCGCTGTCCTGCGCGTGGCTTCGTTAATATTCGTTATGAGAAAACGAGGAGAATTGTGTGCGACAGGTGCGGTAGAGTGTTCTACGGTTGGTGGGCGTCTTTGAGAGCGGCGCACAGCGCTTTCAATTCTCTCATCTAAGTCTCTGTCTGCTCCTGCTCATCTAAGATTTGGAATAGTTCTCTGAGTGTTTGTGCGCTTCTTTTTCTTAAGCGGTTTCTTTCGATAATTTTTCTATTCATTTCTTCGGTCAGTTTAACGGATTCTTCGTCGTCGTCAGGAATCGGTAAAGGATCCTCCAAGGGTTCTGTCGTGAAAGCGATGTTGTCGCTTATTTTTCCGTCATCTACAAGTTTTTTCAGTCTTTTGAGTTCCTCTTTAGAGAGCATCATCAACACCTCTAAACTTGTATGTTAGAGCCTTGCGAAGTGCCTGTTGATGGGGTGACATTAAGCAGATTTCCTATGAGAGTGCAATTGTAAATTGGGGCGTCGGTTAAAGAAGAAGAGGCGACGACAGAATACTCGTTTGAGGGGTCAAGAGTTTCTATTGTTGCATTTGCTATCAACCAGTTCTTTGTTGAAACGCTGCGTCCTGCGATTCTAACACCTTCGCTTTCCCCATTTCCTACGAAAGCTCCTCCCTTAATCCTTACATATCCATGACTATCCAAGTATAAGCCATAGCAATCTGCGTAGTTAGTCATAACGACATAGAATAATCTGATGGCGTTTGATGGGACACCATCAACTGGTTGATTGTTTGAATCGACAACTAAAGCATACAGATTTTCATCTGCGAGCCTTTCAACCCTATTAAATGCGAAATATTTCCAACCAGTGGAATCGACTGGGATACCGGATGCTATTTCTGCCCCGTTGGGAGTTGTTCCGAGCCTCAAAGTGGAGCCTGTTGCCTGAGCCGAGTAAACATAAACTGCAATTCCGATGAGAATGTAGGGTTTTCCAGCGTATGGCTTGAACGGAGCTTCGATATGTGTGTAGTCTGCTGTTATGCTTGCCCCGTCTGGTGGTGCGGTTGAGAAGTCGACCTTGCCTGTTAGATAATCTATTGTGTAGTCAGTATCTCTCGTTTGCGGGGTTCCATCAACATAAATCGTCTCGGAGCCCTGAACAACTGGAGGGTTGTCAAGATAGAATGTTGTTGTAGTTCCATCTCCGGTGCCTACATTTTCATCAGTTATTGATGTTGTTGCCTCGACATAGAGAGGTCTATATGAGCTTTTCATTCCCCCGCTTCCCTTACATGACACAAGTGAAGGCAAGGCAGAGCCCGCAATCACTATACCGTGGCAGCCATTTACTGCTGCAGAAATTTCATTTATAAATTCACAATTAACAAGCTTGCATGTTTTATCCGTAGTTCCTTTAATAAGGCATGCATAAACTGCGGAAGAAACATCTCCAGTTCTTCTAATAGTTATACCTCTCCATTCAGTCTCAACAACGGAGTCAAAAACAACGCCATGCACGTTTGAATCTGTTTCTACTGTAATATCAGCGGCGAAACCTACGACATCGACGTATGATTTAGCATATATTGTAGCATCATCAGTCACTTTACCAACTACAATTACACAGTAACGATTAGTTTGAGAGGCATCAGTAATTGCGTTTAAAGCATCGCTGAGCTTTAAATAATCACCTTTTGCGCCAACGACGACGATTTTGTTGTATTTAGTCCAGCTCAGGACAGTAGAGGGAATTCTTGATGCGGTCTTCATTTTAAACACCTCCTTAGAACACACCTCTTATCAGAGCGGTGACATTATCGGCGGTTGAAGCGGTAAGCCTGATGTGAGTGGCATCGTAGCCCATCTCAATGATGTTGTCTCCCGCAGCTGAAAAGCTGACCGGGCTTTCAGAGGCTTCAAACCAAGTTGTTCCCCCGTCTGGGCTTAGTTCAATAGTTATGTCCATAGCTGCTGCAACCTTTAAGTATAAAGTCCAGCGTTTGAAGTTCTTAAGAGCTGCTGTTTTTCCTGCTGATATGTCTTCGGCACTTGCTATTGTTATTGTTTCTCCCTCATCTTTTGGCGCTCTCGTTGATAGAGCGACATCCAATTGTGATTTGATGTCTGAGAGTGTTGTTTCAGAGGCAAGTCCAACCTCATCTGAAGCAATAGCACCTCTCAAGAGGTTGTTAGCGTCAAACTGAAGCTTATCAGTCTGCGTCTTTATGCCTGAGAGCGTAGCTTCAGTTGCAAGCCCAGCTTCATCTACCACTATCTTTGTATCTTGCAGCGTTGTTGCAGTAGGTAATGCAACGAGATCTATTGTCGTCGCAGCTGTGAATTTCAGATGCAAGAACGGATAATGCAGAGCCCACTCCTTTGTTAAGACATCACTCAACCTGATTATCTGCTCCCCAGCTGCGCTGAAAGACATTATCGTTTCATTGACACTTATCTTTGCGTATGAGCCATCAGGCTTTCGCAACGCTCCTGAAACAGCCTCTAAAACGACATCGCAAGCACCACTCACTTTCACATATATTACGAGGTCGGGATAATCCCGCTTTTCAACGATAAGAGTATCATTTGCGCTGATGCTTTTGCCGAACACCGAGGCGACAGGATAAGCCCCGAGCCCCCACCGCTCCTCTAGAGAAACCC encodes:
- a CDS encoding DUF2460 domain-containing protein; its protein translation is MKTASRIPSTVLSWTKYNKIVVVGAKGDYLKLSDALNAITDASQTNRYCVIVVGKVTDDATIYAKSYVDVVGFAADITVETDSNVHGVVFDSVVETEWRGITIRRTGDVSSAVYACLIKGTTDKTCKLVNCEFINEISAAVNGCHGIVIAGSALPSLVSCKGSGGMKSSYRPLYVEATTSITDENVGTGDGTTTTFYLDNPPVVQGSETIYVDGTPQTRDTDYTIDYLTGKVDFSTAPPDGASITADYTHIEAPFKPYAGKPYILIGIAVYVYSAQATGSTLRLGTTPNGAEIASGIPVDSTGWKYFAFNRVERLADENLYALVVDSNNQPVDGVPSNAIRLFYVVMTNYADCYGLYLDSHGYVRIKGGAFVGNGESEGVRIAGRSVSTKNWLIANATIETLDPSNEYSVVASSSLTDAPIYNCTLIGNLLNVTPSTGTSQGSNIQV
- a CDS encoding IS607 family transposase; the protein is MERYLRRGEAARILGVAELTLYRWTKEGKIRAVRTPGGEYRYPESEIYRILGEQKPQNKAVIYARVSSADQKEDLERQIEVLQRFAEKEGLKVIEVVTDIASGLNGKRKGLKKLFELVKNREIEKVLITYRDRLTRFGYELMEEFFKSYGVDIVCLYKQSKTPHEELMEDLISIVTSFAGKLYGMRSHKAKKVVESVRASIRDC